The genomic region CGTAGGATTTCtttgcatgctttgtatggatcTAGGGGGATGAAATATGAGAGAGGCAGATGCAGAGTTGCTAATTTGAGGCGTGACCAGTCACTATTTGCGGACACGCCCGGTTGCGTCTGCaggcgtttgaggggccggatttgcaaagtctggctgtagatgctcttagggttTTAGTCCTTGTTGCACTGGTGCTCGGACGGATATCGGCGGTTCTTCTTTGAATCAATCTTCCATGCTCGTATCCTCTTCGAATTCGTCCTTCGGGATAGATTAGACCAACTCTAGTGTAGATTCCTGCCAGCTCCCTCGGgtggcgaggttagggtttctttTCGCATGAATGCAATGGCAAAACTTTGTCACAGGTTCTTCATATCGACTTAGGGGCTCAACGGTGACGACTGCGACTCGGTGGCACTGGTCCTtagggcacatgcatgaagacttcccAGTTGTCGTCGACAAGGTTAGGCCGACTCCGGTATGAGAACGGCGACAACGGGGTGTCGACGATTCGTTCTAGCTGCGATAGTGGTCTAGGGACCTTGATGTAAGTTTTATTATGTCTGGGGTACTTTGTACTTCTGATGAACTTTAATAATAGATCTGATTTCTTTGTGCAAAGAAACATTGTTCTCCCTAGAGCACGGGGAGAACCATGACATGCCTCCACATTTAAAGGCATCGCGCGGTGTTGGAGGCGGTGGTATCGGAGGCCTTAAAGAGAGCGATGCTTCTGGCGTCTGTAATGGAGGATAGGAGTTTGGGGAGCAGCGAGAACATGCAGGTCGAttgaggggaggggggggggatatCTGGCGCACCTACTTGTGGTGCTACTGATGCACCTATCACCCAAAATACACCCTACACGCATTTCGAAATCTGATTAGTTTTCCACATACATAAAACATTTCTCTACTATGTCACCCAATTTGATTTAAATTAGACCTACAAATCTACATACTTACAAAGAATAATAATTGAATAATGTTATGAATAGTACTCCCTTTGTTCTGAAAATGGAAGCTTATAATTTTTTGCTCAAGTCAAATGGTGTAAAGCTTGATCAAGTTTGTAGGAAAAACTACCAACAACTATAATACTAAGTATGTATAATATAAATTATATTTTATTATGCGTTTAACGATACTCCcatcgtccgggtttattagtctgTCTTATTTTTTGGGGTCCAACTTTGACTACTTATTTAAATAAAAAATGAATTATATGCTACACAGACTATGttattgattttttttatttgaaAGAGGTTATCCACTGTACTTAGtttacattttattagttaaattcatGGTCAAACTTTGGCCAAAATAAAAGGGATCCTAAATAACCCGAGCTGATTGAGTTCTGATTTGATATTATAGTTGTTGATAATTTTTCTTAGAAAATTGGTCAAACTTTGTACCACTTGACTTAAGGCAAAAATTATATGCCGTCCTTTTGAGAACGGAGGGATAACCCATTTCAGATCGGGCCATAACTTTGACTCATTAACACAATCCGTGGTAGATTTGATATTGTTGTTTCCAAAGTTGTGGTTTAAATTTATTTTTGTGATTGATATTTGTTATGAGTACATGATAGATTATTTTCAGATTTTCTGAACAATTATAGTATGACCTTTGGGCGTCCAGTGCACCGATAGCACCACAAGGCCGGGTGCACCGGATAAGTTCCCTGTCGAGGCATTCTACATTGCTGCGACCACGGTGAACAAGCAAGAAAACAAGCTCCCACTCTCCTCAGGGACACGTATTTGTGCAAAAGCAGATAGAGAGGAGAAGGCCAGATTCTTTGCCCAAATTCGGTAAACGCCACCGAATTTCAGTAAGACAAACAAGCCAAAGAACCTAGTACAAAGTAGCAACGCACAGAACACGTTCGTTCATTTTCTCATCCAGTACTGCGAGTTAGCTTTGCTTGCTGGGAATGATATGGACCTTCATGGTAAGCTtcctcttgttcttcttcagttCAAACAGACAGATATCGCCGAGTTGCAGACTGTTGTCATGTACAAATTTGGACCAGCCTGCGCCAAGGAACCACCTTTTGCCATTTCGATGCACCACCATCTTGGTCTTCCATATCTGACTCATGCACTGGAGCACCACAGTTTGATTTTCGCATGGAAGATGTGCGGCAGCAGCATACCGCGAACTTAATTCCTGGTTTATTACAAATGTAAACATGTTACAGTAGCAGGTTGAACAATTTAACCATCGAAATATTCAAAACTATGTAGACTGAAATTCCTGAGACGTTACATATCTGTGTGCATTGTGCTGAGAGATCGCTGGATCAGTGCAAAAGGTTGCACTGTTACTTTTTGAACCGTACTTGCCAGAAAATTGCTTTTTTGGCTTGAAATTTCTTTTGCGCTTACATCATAGAAATTATATATTCTAATAGAAAAAATTGTGAAATATATTATTTTGTGGTCACAGTCTCACAGGGCAAACACAGAGTCAACTAGTGGAGACACTGGGACACAAGGTCCTTACACCGTTCAGTTTTGGCACTATTCAGAATCCgacaacaagaaaataaaataaacttgatGCATAGATTTAGAAAGGGTGTTAATCTTACTAGCATGTTCTGCTTAATGGCACCAATATAGGTCTTTTTCATGATTGATACGTAAATGGGAACTTCAGATTGGATGGCTTGCACTTTCGCGTCAACAATATTCTCCTGAGACAGAGATAGATGGCTCATGGACGGTAGAATGTAAGGAGGCACAGCAAGACCAGCAGAGTTCTTTCTCTCCGGAGGTTCATGAGAAACCCTATGCATGTCGCTTTCCGAGGGAGCATTTTCTCCTGCAAATAACTTTAGATCACAAGAACGAAACAATCTAAAATGTATCAAATTGTTTTAGTCTAGCAAATGTTTTGTAAGGTACTTTGTATTTGTTTTACCCTCGCCTGAACCAGCCCCTTGAACACCATCAGTTCCACCTCCCGAATGAGTTGTTTCTCCACGAACTAGATGAACGGTAAACTTGGATCTCCTCGCCCCGCCCTTTTCCGGTACAAAGATGCAGATATCCCCTTCCTGCACACTGTTGTCACAGACAAAGTCTAACCAATGCCCTGTAAGCATGTACTCACATCTATCTTTTGTCATGTAGAATCTGGGATGCCACTTCTTGCTCTTTTTGTCTGGCGCTTGAAGTGCAATAGTCACACTTTCATTTGGAAAGTGTGCAATTGCATGTTCCTCAGGAATGATCTGATAGCACAAGAGACAAGATGTGATGCTATTAATAAATAAACAAGAACCAAAAACTAAGTAGTAGTAGGTCATAAGAACTCCCAAGATACCAGACTTCTTATTTATCTATAATATAGAAACAGAAAGGGACGGCGTTAGGCATGACAAACAGATCGTATTGAAAACACTAAGTTGCCCATTCAGTAGATATTTTGTGAGTTTACCAGTAGAGGACTAGGTGGTTCAACAGCATGCTGACTCATGACATCAACGTATACAGCAGCCTCGGGTTGAATTCTCTCTACAAGCGCAATCACTTTCTCATATTGTGCCCCAGATAGACAACTGCCAAGTGATAGCGCATAATTATGTCCTCGAGGTGTTCGACGATCATCGGACTCAATAGAATTGCATGCTAAAGGACTGTTGTCTCCTGTACAAAAATTGCAGTAAAAAGACTGTATAAGTAATTTAAACTTTGGCACATATGCACTTGTAACTTAACAATCTAACCTGATTTCTCAAAGGAAGTGGGTTTTGCAGTATTTTGATGATCCCTTGAGCTACCCCTCTGACAGCTAGGATATATTTTTCTTCCTGATGGTTGTTTGGTATGATCATCAGAGCTGCTTCGTATATCAACTGAATCTGCACTTCTTTCTTGAATAGTCACATCATTTATGCCAATATCATTTCTTTCAACAGGGGAATGATCAGCGCTTGCTTCACGAAGGTGATGGACTGTCACCTTGAAGTTTCTTACATCACCCTTCGTCATTGGTTGAAAGAGGCAGAGATCACCCTCCCGCACATTATTGTCATGGACAAACTCGTGCAAATAGAGGTGGTGTCCCTTTTCATCAGGTATTCTGCGAAAATCGCACAGCCATTCCTTACTCTTCCCATGTAGCTTGAGTGTGATCTTTTGACTTTTGCTAGGAAAGTGATTGACTGCATAGTCCTTAAGTATTGCCTATAATTAATAAAGAGAGAATGGAACAATATGAATATGTGATGCTGTTATATATAACTTGTACTATAAAACAAAGTATCAAGACTAGCCACTAAGGATATTTAATGCGCTCCAACTTAACTCTCTAGAGTAAGAGGAAGTCTAAATGTGAACCTTAAATTTATCAGTCGACCGGGGTTAATTTTAGAAAACTTGTAAAGGAAACTAGCCCCTTGGTGCTTAAGTGCAACAGATAGGAAAGTATCAACTTCTATATGCTCATACACACGATTTGAACCCTTCACGCGATTGATGCCATGCAAAACAATTTATACTCCGCACATTTATGATTGGATCACATAATAAAAGCAGAACAAAGTTTATAAATTTAATTTTGGTGAAATAAACACTAAATGAAATAAATCAATTTTGGAATTACATGGTTACATCTTACATGAACGTAAAATATGGAGCACATACAAAAATAATGGtagtttttcaaaaagaaaatagaCAAAATATTGGATTTTGTGCTAGAAATAACAGTTGATTAGAAACAAATAATTTTGAAGTGCGTCAAAAGGGTACCATAATAATTTAGTGTCATTATGAAATTGAGATGTTTGCTAAGCTTAGTTCAGAATTTCTTCTCAAAATTCCTTTTGAACAACtcaaaagaaataatttaaaaatattttAGTTATCATGGTCTATCCGTGGGTACATTACTTGGTTTGTCTCATTCCTTCCATACACATATTCCTTCCATCTACTCATGCCAATTAATGGCAAGCAATGTTGTGCAAAGACATCATTAGGCCCGAGAAGGTCAATTTTATCTCTCAACCTCTACAAGGTAATAGACCAGCCTAGACATTAGATCAAAATAAATGGAGGATCGAGATTGTTTGGGGGCGTCTTACAGTATCTCAAATTTAACTAATACACTGGATTTTAACTATCAAAACATATATTGTTAATTCAGCGATGCATATCAGTTTGTTGAATAAGTATCTTTGTGAGCATTGTGAAAACTAAGCGTTAAGAGAACCTTTCATAAACATTTTCCTGTGAAGATTTTGTTAAACAATActctctccattccaaaatatCGAGAATCTAATGATAATGATTTGGTATTAGACATTGATATCCTCTCGATAAATTTGGCCAAAGCTAGAGAATTATGACTTTTTGAGAAATTTAGTCCAACTAATATGTTGAATATATGGAGGGAGTATAGTATTAAAAGATAAAATGCAGACGCAAGCAACACGAAGAACTAACTTGACGTACCAGATCAGGGTATTGTTTCACATTGGTCTTCTTCATCCTTACCACAAGCATGGGGattttaggtcgaattttctcgtCAAGCACATCTATTTCCGTCTTCTCTGCCGCTGTAAGATCGAACTTCCCTTGTAAGACATAATTCTTCGCCTTTTTGCGATGTAAGGCATAATCCTTGGAAGGCATCTGAGGATCATCCGGTTCCACAGGCTCATCTTCAGATGGATTGCCTTCTGATGCATGTAGAGTTCTAGAAGTAAGAGAAGATGATGCAGTGAAGGTAACTAAAATTTAACAGACTATTAACCTGACAATTCCTCAACTGGAGAAGACATTGCGGCGGCCTTTACTTGTTTCCCACGACGGCCTGAGCGATCCCTTGGGCATTCGAGGTCTGACCCCTCACTCTCTGATGGCTCAATAGGATAATCATCTGAACTGCTTGAACTATCAGCATAAGCCGTGCGTGCTTTTTTAGCATTATTAGAAGCACTTTTCGTCTGCCTGACGAACTTCTTCCTCGCGCAGCGTTCGTGTAGATTTCTCATCGATCTCGGAGCCGTTCTGCAAAATGGCAGGGTTCAGGAAACTAGTAGGAAGCAGATAGTAGATGACATCGCCTATTAGCGTTACAAGAACTAACACAACCATACAGACATCACTCGCCTAGCAACAAGAAATAAAGGGATCAAGAAGAATCGTCTTCTTCCGAAGAGAATCTAAAAGTGTCCTTTCTCACGGACAAAACATTTCTTGAAGAAGACACACAGAAACAGATGAAACAATACTCTCTCCTTCGCATTATCTAAGTTTTCCCAGATTGTAGTTGTAGGGCGTAGAAACGGCCGCAACAATCCGGGACCGATCGGTCGTGTAGCTTCCTGAAAAAGGGGATGGCTGACTGGAATCTGCTAACGGCTGTTAGATAAGATCGTGGAAGGAGTACAGAGGTAAATCAAAGGTAGATCGAAAAGATCTATGTGCAGATGCGGAAACATAGTACTAGAACAGATTGATTAGAATTTAGATCACAAGAAATGGAAGGAGATAGGCTTAGAGAAGAACCTTCACTTTGGACGTGGTGCTGCAAGGAGATGAACCGGTAACGCAGCAACCCGGAAGCAGTGGTAATTTAAGAAGGGAGCTGCTACAGCCTAAAGGTCCTTCATTATGAAACGTCACTTAACATTCATTCCATTCTTACCTGCTTTTCTGCTTGCGAATTTACTGGACGGAGACATTTTACAAGGCCCACCTTCTTGATTCATGTGCTTGACCAAAATATTCGCCAAGAGAGTCTAAAATGAGAGCATGTACAATAGGATGATGTAGGGCTGTAAGCCTTTAAATATTATATTTTAGATGAGttgaaagagagagaggaggagagaggaggaaagcGGACTACTCATTAACAGCAAGTGCAGGCATGTTATGAGAGAGTGAGGTGGGGCCATATATcaaaaaaataatactccctccgtcccacaatgtaagacgtttttgcaagatATGTTAGCTTGTAAAAACATCTTAGAGTAACTATAATAAGCTTATGTAAGCAGGCTGTAAGGGTTAAAATATTATTTATCGGCTGACATggagggaagagaagaggagctggCTACAGAATAAGAGCCAActgcagcacgtgctcctaggcactatgtGAGAGTGGAAGATGGACCATGTATtaatgaagtactccctccgtccgggtttattaggcctcttagcatcacaagcatgtccacttttataaggccccgcgttggaaaggtgcatgcatgcaaccatttcattggttacattgaaagctattgttgttggtgccatggctgaaaaattaatacacttcatgtgtgttttttcattggctgcatgcatgtgagagagtgcattgagaGTGGAGtgaaagaattaatgtgagcaaattactatgtgtcttggtctaagagaagttgtctttaggcctaataaacccggacggagtaGTACATCTCTGCATCTTATtattatacttgaaggctacaaggttggctataaatgacatggcaatgtcatatattccctccgtccgcgaataagtgtacttctagcttttgtcttaagtcaaagttttgaAATTTTGATCAACTATATACAAAAGAGTGataacatatatgacatcaaattgatatattatgaaagtacatttcaaaatAGATCTAGTGATATTAAGTTAGTGTCATAAATGCTAGTACTTttccctataaagttggtcaaagttttaaaactttgacctaggacaaaagctagaagtacac from Triticum aestivum cultivar Chinese Spring chromosome 4A, IWGSC CS RefSeq v2.1, whole genome shotgun sequence harbors:
- the LOC123083896 gene encoding B3 domain-containing protein Os03g0620400-like, producing the protein MRNLHERCARKKFVRQTKSASNNAKKARTAYADSSSSSDDYPIEPSESEGSDLECPRDRSGRRGKQVKAAAMSSPVEELSEGNPSEDEPVEPDDPQMPSKDYALHRKKAKNYVLQGKFDLTAAEKTEIDVLDEKIRPKIPMLVVRMKKTNVKQYPDLAILKDYAVNHFPSKSQKITLKLHGKSKEWLCDFRRIPDEKGHHLYLHEFVHDNNVREGDLCLFQPMTKGDVRNFKVTVHHLREASADHSPVERNDIGINDVTIQERSADSVDIRSSSDDHTKQPSGRKIYPSCQRGSSRDHQNTAKPTSFEKSG